The region AACTTGTACAAGTATTTTTATATGATTTGGTAAATATTAATTCACGCCTTAACTTATTCCAAAACGAGTATATTCGAAGTGCAGGAGATAATTGGCGCCGAGCTTACATATTGCTGATTTACGGAACCCCTCAGGTATTTCTTTTTATTGTTGGTTTTATTAGTTACGCTTACTTATGGTACAATTCTTCTGTATTTTCTTTCATCAGAGTATTTTTACTGTGGTTTAGTTTCTATTCTTTGTCAATATTTTGTTCTTATTTGTTTTTTAGCTCTATCGGTATAGATACTTACCATTCAATATTTTATTATGGATTTAGTATTATAGCAGCCTGGCTAAATTTACCGGTCATATTTATGATAGTATTCAGTATAGTCGGAGCCGCACTGGCTGTATTTTCCGGTACCTTACTATATAGAGAGTATATAAAATTTTGTTATAGTTCTCGTTTGGCCAATAATCGAAAAGGCAGATTGCGTTGGCTTGTAGAAATAATGGTCTTGCCCTATTTTTTTTCTATACCGTTTTTTATATTATTCATGGATGATATCAATCATTTCTTTCTCTTGCTAGTTCATATTTTTCCGGGATTTTTGATAATATTGGGCGCAATTATAAAAGCTTACAGTGATGCAGAAGCTGTGAGGGCAAAAAAAGGAGATGTCCTATCAACTCGTTTAGTAACTTCGATTATTGTTTTTATAGTTTTTACCATAGGTATGCTTGCCTTATTTACTAATTGATTTGAAATATTTTGGTGAACATTTTTTAATCTAAAACATTAAATAAAAAAGATTATGTGGAAAGAAGAAAATAATGAATTAGTTAAAGAATTTGAATTTGATGATTTCAGAGCGGCATTCGCATTTATGACTAGAGTTGCCTTTATAGCAGAAGAGCTTCAGCATCACCCAAATTGGCAGAATGTTTATAATAAAGTTACTATCAGACTATCTACTCATGATGCAGGTAATGTTGTCACAGACAAAGACAGAAAGCTTGCTAAAGAAATTGATCGGTTACAGTAATTCATTTTTCAAAAAAGTAGCCGTGTGAGATTCTTTGGATTTGGCCACTTCTTCGGGAGTGCCTTGGGTAATTATTCTACCACCTTTATGACCACCTTCAGGTCCAATGTCTATAATATGGTCAGCAACTTTTATGACATCCATATTATGCTCAATTACAATAACGGTATTCCCCAGAGAAGCAAGCCGCTGTAATATATCTAAAAGCAGCCTTATGTCTTCAAAGTGCAGACCTGTAGTAGGCTCATCTAATATATATAATGTATTGCCGGTGTCTTTTTTACTTAATTCAGTGGCGAGCTTTATTCTTTGTGCTTCACCTCCTGAGAGAGTGGTAGCGGATTGGCCAAGAGAAATATAACCCAGTCCTACATCTTTTAAAGTCTTTATTTTTGAATAAACTTTCGGTTGATTTTCAAAGAATTCAGAAGCTTCATCAACAGACATGTTTAGTACATCGCTAATTGACTTTCCTTTAAATCTGACCTCTAAGGTTTCTCTGTTGTATCTTTTTCCAAGGCACTTTTCACACGGAATTGAAACATCAGGTAAGAAATTCATTTCAATGATTTTTACACCTGCTCCCTGACATTCCTCACACCTGCCTCCTTTCACATTAAATGAAAACCGGCCAATCTTGTATCCGCGTATTTGTGCTTCAATTGCTTTTGCAAAAAGTTTTCTGATATCTGTAAAAACCCCTGTATAGGTTACGGCATTTGACCTTGGCGTTCTGCCAATTGGGGATTGGTCAATTTCAATTACTTTATCGATAAAATCAAGTCCCTTTATCTTATCAAAAGGAAGTGCTTTTTGCTTACTATTATATAAATTTTGTCTGACAATGGGATACAGTGTCTCATTGATTAAGGACGATTTTCCACTACCTGATACTCCTGTAATACAGGTAAAGGTACCCAAAGGAATATGCAAATCTACATTTTTAAGATTATGACCGGTTGCTCCATATAAGCTCAGTTTATTTCCGGTCCCTTTTAATCTCTTGCCCGGAATCTTAATAGATTGCCGACCGGATAGATAATCGGCCGTAAGACTATTTTCTTTAATAAAATCTTGAGGAGTCCCTTTTGCTACTATAAGTCCACCTTTTTTTCCGGCACCCGGCCCTATATCTATGATATAGTCAGAGTCCATCATTATATCTTTATCATGCTCAACCACTAAAATTGAGTTATCCATATCTCTGAGTTGTTTCAGCGCCTGAATGAGTTTTACATTATCCCTTTGATGAAGACCAATACTGGGCTCATCAAGTATGTAAGTGATTCCTGTGAGCTGAGAGCCTATTTGTGTGGCTAATCTAATTCTTTGAGATTCACCGCCCGACAAACTTTTGGCAGGTCTGTCAAGTGTCAGATAGTCCAAGCCAACTTCAAGTATGAAACTCAATCTGTCATGAATTTCTTTTATAACTTCTTTCCCGATTAACTTTTGCCTTTCAGATAACTTTCCCATGAGTCCGTTTATCCATATCTGCAATTCAGAAAAGTCCATTTTAACAACTTCGTCTATGCTTTTTCCGTCTATTTTAAACCAAAGTGCCTCTTTTTTTAGTCTGCTGCCATTGCATTCGGGACATACTTTTTCTTCCATAAAGTTTTGCGCCCAAATTTTCAGATTGTCAGATGATGAGTCGTAAAAACAACTTTTAAGCATCGGATAGACTCCCTGGAAATCTGAATTACGGGTAACTTCATCGCTCAGAATTTCCGCATTTTCAGGTTTGACCTCATGACCGTATAAAATTTTATTCAAAACCTTATCAGGTAGCTCTTTTACAGGGCTGGATAAGCTGATTTGATATTTTTTGGCAATATTTCTCAGTTGCTGAAAAACATAGTTTTTACGAAGTTCACCTATAGGTGCAATTGCTCCTTTATTAATTGACAAATTCTCATTGGGAATAATTTTTTCAGGATCTATAGCGTAAGTAAAACCAAGACCTTTGCAATTTGGACAGGCACCGTAGGGTGAATTGAACGAAAAATTATTGGGAGACGGTTCTTCAAGCGAATGTCCACTTTCGGTATCCATGAGTTGATTAGAAAATCTATAAACATTCTCGGTTTCATAATCCACAATCATTACCTTTCCTTCACCCATTTCAAAAGCAGTCTTTAAAGAACGACTTAGTCTGTTGTCATCTTCTTTTACTTCAATGCGATCTATTACCGCTTCTATATCGTGTGTTTTATATCTGTCAAGTTGTAAGCCGGGTTTCACATCTACAACTTCACCATCAATACGGGCTTTGACGAAGCCTTTTTTTAAAATTCTTTCAAAAAGTTCCCGGTAATGACCTTTTCTTCCAAGAATAAGAGGTGCGAGAATAATGATTTTCTTTTGATTGAAATTAGTGCGAATGTGGTTCTCCATCTGCTCAAATGAAAAACGTACCATTTTGTTTCCATCGGGAGTAATTGCCTCAGCAGTTCTTGCATATAGTAATCTGAAAAAATCATAAATTTCTGTAACCGTTCCTACTGTTGAGCGGGGGTTTTTACTGGTAGTTTTCTGATCAATGGATATAACTGGACTTAAACCGGTGATAGAGTCAACATCCGGCCTTTCCAAACCACCAATAAATTGTCTTGCATAGGCACTGAAACTTTCAATATATCTTCTTTGGCCTTCAGCATAAATAGTATCAAAAGCCAGAGAAGATTTACCACTACCACTAATTCCCGTAATAACAACTAATTGTTTTGAAGGAATCTTAATATTTATATTTCTTAAATTGTGTTTTCGGGCACCTTCAACCTCTATAAACTTTAGAGTGTCTTCAGAAATATCAAGTGTTTTTATGTATTTGGCAGCTTTTGTCATAGGATTTTAAACAGATACAAAGAAACAAAATTTAATCGGGATTGGTTTATAATTTCTATAGTTGTGATATAATTTAAAACTACCGGCAAGACAATTTTTAAATCCTTCACAATTTGTATCTTTACAACCGGATATAAAAGCAATATCTTAAAAGATAAAAGAGTTTTAAAAACAATTAATTTTCCATAAAGGCAGCATAAATCAGCCGATTTCGCTAGAAAATATGGAACAGACTTAAAATACGAATCCGAAATTCGGTGAAAAAAATCGTTATAAAGCGCGAATGAATTATTTAGAAGGTTTAAATGAAATCCAAAGGAATGCAGTGAGCTGTAGTCCTAAATCTCCCATGATGATAATAGCCGGGCCGGGTTCAGGAAAAACCAGAGTCTTAACACATCGTATTGCATACCTGATTGATCAGGGTGGCATTGATGCTTTTAAAATTCTGGCACTTACTTTTACCAACAAAGCTGCTAAAGAAATGCGGGAACGTATTTTTAAAATGGTTGGAAGCGAAGCTAAAAATATTTGGATGGGGACTTTCCATTCGGTTTTTTCAAGGATACTTCGCATTGAAGCCCATAAAATCGGCTATGATTCTAATTTTACAATTTATGACACCACAGATTCCAGAAGCTTGATTAAAACAATCATTAAAGAAATGCAGCTGGATGAAAAAATGTATAAACCTTCAAGTATACAATATAGAATTTCCAGCCTTAAAAATGATTTAATTACACCGGCCCAATATGCAAAAAATACCATGCTCATTACGGAAGATGAGATTAATGGTAAAAAACGATTTGCGGAGTTATATCATAATTATTGTAAACGTTGCAAGCTTTCAGGGGCAATGGATTTTGATGATTTACTTTTAAATACACACATACTTTTAGAGCAGCATCCGGATGTTCTTCACAAGTATCAGCATAATTTTGATTACATTTTGGTTGATGAGTATCAGGATACAAATTTTGTGCAATACAGCATCATTAAAAAATTGGCGGCTGTGCATGAAAGGATTTGTGTGGTTGGTGATGATGCTCAAAGTATTTATTCATTCAGGGGAGCAAATATTAATAATATTCTAAATTTCCAGCAGGACTTTTCTGAGGTGCAGATTTTCAAGTTGGAACAAAACTATCGATCTACCCAAAAAATAGTAAAGGCTGCAAATGAAATTATTGAGAATAATAAAAAAGGTTTAAAAAAGAAAATATGGACGGATAATGAATCCGGAGAGTCAGTACATATTTTCAGGTCTCCCTCTGATAATGAAGAAGGTCGTTTAGTTGCCGATGGAATTTTTGATTTGAAGCACAGAAACCATTTCAAAAATAATGATTTTGTAATTCTGTATAGAACAAATGCTCAGTCAAGGGCCTTTGAGGAGTCTCTCAGGAGAATAAATATTCCTTATAAAGTTTATGGCGGAACTGCTTTTTATCAAAGAAAAGAAATAAAGGACTTGCTGGCCTATCTTAAATTAGTCGTAAATCCATATGATGAAGAAGCTTTAAGGCGAGTCATTAATTTTCCTGCCAGAGGTATAGGTCAAACTACAATTGAGAAAATTTCTATTTCAGCAAATGCTTATGATATCAGAATTTGGGACATTGTTAAAGAAATATATGAAAATCCCGGAAATGTAAACTTTCGATTACCACCGAAAACCTTAAATGCAATTACAGGATTTTATTCCATGATAAAAGATGTTCAGCAACAGCTTGAAAAAAAATCAGCTTATGATTTAGCGTTCGATATTGCCAAAAGATCCGGTTTGTTGAAATTATTGAATGATGATAAGTCTGTAGAAGGAATCAGTAGGTTTGATAATGTTCAGGAATTACTGAATGGTATAAAAGAGTTTTCTGAGCAGGATGAAGTTTTGGAAGGCGAGGTTGCTAAAACAGATAAAAGTCTGGTTACCTATCTTCAGGACATCACCTTATTGACCGATATGGACACTGCTGATACTGAAAGCGATCATGTAAAACTAATGACTCTTCACGCAGCCAAAGGACTTGAATTTCCTTGTGTTTTTATAGTTGGAATGGAAGAGTCTTTGTTTCCATCCATGATGGCTATGAACAGCAGAGATGATTTGGAAGAAGAAAGACGATTGTTTTATGTTGGCGTTACCAGAGCCGAAAAACATTTATTTTTGAGTTATGCCACCTCAAGGTATCGCTTTGGAAGATTAGAGTTTCAGGAGCCCAGCCGATTTTTAAGTGAATTGCCGGATGAAATTGTTTTTAATCATGTAAAGCAAAAAAGTGTTAGCACTAAACCTAAACCGGCTACTCCACAAAACGGCCAGTTTAGAAATCCGCCGGTCAGGACTTTTGCCAAAAAGAATGTCTCTCCCGAAGCAGCATCTGATTTTAAAGCAGATGATCCTTCTAAGCTACAAGTTGGAATGGACGTTGAGCACCTGAGATTTGGAAATGGAAAAATTCAAAGTATAGACGGGCAGGATCAAAATAAAATTGCCACTATTTTTTTTAAAGAACACGGACAAAAGAAAATCATGTTAAAGTATGCTAAATTGCGTATTTTTAACCGTGATTATTTATAGAAATAAAATAATAATTTAATGGAAAATATGGATTTAGAATATAATACCGGAAGAAATCAACTGGTATTCAGAGAATATGGAAGAAATATTCAGAAATTAATTGAATATGCAATTACCGTAAAAGATGATAAAGAACGTCAACAAGTTGTTCAATACATTATAGATTTAATGGGGCAAACAAATCCCCATTTACGAAACGTAGAAGAATTCAGACACAAACTGTATGATCATCTTTTCATCGTATCCCGCTTTAAACTGGATGTTGAGTCTCCGTACCCGATTCCTACTGAAGAGCAATTTGCGATAAAACCGGCACCAATACCTTATCCGGTTAGAAAAATGAACTACAGGCATTATGGCCAGTTTGTTGAAAAAATGATTAAAAAAGCACTTGAAATCGAGGATGATGAAAAACGTCAGGCTTTCACTCATGTGGTGGGGAATTATATGAAGTTAGTCTATGAACAGTGGAATCAGGATACTGTTAATGATATAATTATCAGGCAGGATCTGGAAACACTCAGTAATGGAAAATTATCTATTGATGACGATGTGATTTTAAAGAAATCTAATCTTACTAAAAAGCCAAAAGCAAGAACGACTCCTTCTTACAGAAAGCCTAAGGGGCAAAATAGAAACTTCAGCGGAGGCGGTTTTAAGAAAAGAAAAAAATCCTAAAAAATATATAATATGGAATTATTTCAGGTAGAAGGTGGCCATAAGTTAAAAGGTGACATCATTCCTCAGGGAGCAAAAAATGAAGCACTTCAGATTTTATGTGCGGTTTTATTATCTCCTGAAGAAATTACTGTTTCAAACGTACCGGACATCAGGGATGTAAATATGTTGATTAGTCTGTTACAAGATTTGGGCGTGGAAGTCAGTAAAAAGGCAGCAGATACTTATAGCTTCAAAACAGTTGATGTGGATATGGAATATCTGCAGTCAGAGGCTTTCGTGAAAAAAGCCGGCAGCATACGGGGAAGTATAATGATTGCCGGACCAATGCTGGCGAGATACAAAAAAGCATGGCTAGCCAGACCGGGTGGAGACAAAATTGGAAGAAGAAGGCTTGACACTCACTTTATCGGATTACAGGAGCTGGGAGCTAAATTTGAAATTCAGGAAGAAAGACAACTCTATCATTTACATGCCGATAGTTTAAAAGGGAAATATATACTACTTGATGAAGCCTCTGTAACCGGAACAGCCAATATTGTTATGGCAGCGGTTATGGCTGAAGGAAATACTACTATATTTAATGCTGCTTGTGAACCTTATTTACAACAGCTTTGCAAAATGCTTAATAGCATGGGTGCAAAAATCAAAGGTGTAGGGTCGAACCTTTTAGAAATTGAAGGAGTAGAAAAGTTAGGTGGTTGCTCACACCGAATATTGCCTGATATGATTGAAATAGGTAGTTTTATGGGGTTGGCGGCCATGACAGAGTCCGAAATTACTATCAAAAATGTAAGCTTTAAAGACCTTGGACAAATCCCGGCTACTTTTGGTAAGCTTGGTATTTCTTATGAACTCAAAGGGGACGATATTTATATCCCGGCTCAGGATTCTTATGAAATTCAAACCTATATAGACGGTTCTATTTTAAATGTTGCAGATGCTATTTGGCCCGGATTCACACCTGATTTGCTAAGTGTTGTGCTGGTCGTAGCTACTCAGGCAAAGGGGAGTGTTTTGATTCATCAGAAAATGTTTGAAAGCCGATTGTTTTTTGTGGATAAATTAATTGATATGGGGGCTCAAATAATCTTATGTGACCCTCACAGAGCTGCTGTAGTAGGCTTAAATAAGCAAACACCTCTGAGAGGAATTTCTATGACTTCGCCCGATATCAGAGCCGGAGTTTCGCTTCTAATTGCAGCCATGTCTGCTAAGGGAGAAAGTAAGATATATAATATCAATCAAATTGACAGAGGATATCAATATATTGATAAGCGACTTAATGCTATTGGAGCCGGTATAAAAAGAATTAAAGAATAGTTTATGTCAGAAGTAAAAAAACATAAAACATATATTCAAACCCGTTTTGGGGATTTTGATATGCTCGGGCATGTTAATAATGCCAGATACCTAAGTTATATGGAAGTTGCCCGTATAGATTTCTTTAATGTTGTAATTGGTGGGGAAGTAGACTGGAAAAAAGAAGGTATTATTCTGGCAAAAGCAGAAATAGATTTTTTAAAACCGGTACTCATAAATCATGAATTGTATGTAAATACTTATATCAGCCGGTTTGGTACAAAATCTTTTGATATAGAATATGATTTTTTAATTGAAGAAGAGGAAAAAAGTCAAATAGTTGCTAAAGGAAAAACCGTGATGGTTTCATTTGATTTTACGAAAGGGCAATCTATTTCTGTTCCGGAATGGTGGATTAAAAAAGTAAATAACTTTCAGGAAGCTACAAACTAAACTACCTTAAAAAATCGTAGAGATATTGGAAAAGAAATTTCCATGTAAAAATAATTTCAACAATGAAAAAGTTTCAATTGCTTAAAAAAACACTTTTTGTTTTTTCAATAGTGGGATCACTTATGATGCTAAAAGCTTGTGGCTTGTTCCAATCTGATGATACGCTAACAAATGGTTCAGAGGCCCCTGAATTTGTATTGCCGGATATACAAGGTGATAGCGTTGCCTTGTCAGATTTGAAAGGGAATATCATTTTATTGGATTTTTGGGCTTCATGGTGTCAGCCTTGCAGAAGAGCACATCCAAAGCTGGTAGAAGTATACGATCGGTTTAAAGATGCAAAATTTGAAAGAGCAAACTCATTTACCATTGTAAGCATTTCCATTGATGAACACAGAGATCGTTGGCTTCGTGCAATTGAAGAGGATAAGCTCTCATGGCCTCATCATTTAAGTGATTTAAAGGGAAATCGTTCTGAAGTAGCTGCACTTTATAATGTTCGCAGCATACCCGCTTCATTTTTATTAGATCATAATGGAGTAATTATAGGTGTTAATCCGGATAAAAATGAATTGATAAGGCAATTGGAGTGGCGTTTAGCAATAAACTGACAAATTGTCTTAATTTTTGGATGGCAAGGAATTTGATTGGTTAATGAAAAAAATATTATTTGTTTTTAAAAATAATAATGAAGATGACAGAAAAAGAGCAAGAAAACATGAATAATGAGGAAGCTAAGGACACTTCTCAAAATGAAAATATAGAGCAAGATGTTAATGAAGAATCACCTGAGAATACTACTGTTGAATTAACTCCTGAAGAAGAAATAGAGTTGCTGAAAGCAAAAATTGAAGAGCAAAAAGATAAATACTTAAGACTTTATGCAGACTTTGATAATTTCAGAAAAAGGACAGCTAAAGAGCGTTTACAGTTAATTGATACAGCAACTTCTGAGATTATGACAAGATTACTTCCTGTTATAGACGATTTTGAGCGTGCTGTTGTATCAAATGAAAAATCTGATGATGCTGACCAAATAAAAGAAGGAATGCACATAATTCATAAAAAACTAACCACTACTCTTCAGTCTCAGGGTTTGGTTAAAATGAAAACCGTTGGGGAAGATTTTGATACAGATAAACATGAAGCTATTACAGAAATTGCGGCCGGAAAAGATAAAAAAGGAAAAGTAGTTGACGAATTAGAAGGAGGATACTTTTTAAAAGATAAAATTATCAGGTTTGCAAAAGTGGTAGTAGGAAAATAGTAAAAAATTATGTCTAAAAGAGATTATTATGAGATACTGGGAGTATCTAAAAGTGCTACAGCAGAAGAGTTAAAAAAAGCATATCGAAAAGTAGCTTTAAAACATCATCCGGACAGAAATCCGGGGGATAAATCAGCTGAAGATAAGTTTAAAGAAGCTGCGGAAGCCTATGAGGTGCTCAAAGACCCTCAAAAACGAGAGCGTTATGATCGTTTTGGTCATGATGGTGTTAAAGGTCAGGGTTTTGGTGGCCAGGGTCAGGGTATGAATATGGAAGATATTTTTTCCAATTTCAGCGACATCTTTGGTAATGATGATCCTTTTGAGGCATTTTTTGGAGGTGGCAGAACTAGGTCTTCATCAAGGAGAAGAACCGGCAGAAAAGGAACTAATTTAAGAATCAAAGTAAAGTTAGGTCTTAAAGAGATAGTTGAAGGTGCCAGAAAAAAACTGAAAGTAAAAAAACTAATTGTTTGTCAGGCTTGTAACGGCTCGGGTGCTGAAAATAGTGCAGATGTTGAAACTTGCCCTACTTGTCATGGTTCAGGTCAGGTCCGAAGAGTAACTAATACGATCTTAGGGCAAATGCAGACGGCAAGCACTTGTCCAAGCTGTCATGGCTCCGGAACTATCATCAAAAACAATTGTAAGGCATGTAGCGGAGAAGGACGTATATACGGCGAAGAAATGGTAGAAGTAGATATACCTGCCGGAGTATCTGACGGCATGCAGCTTTCATTAAGTGGCAAAGGAAATGCCGGTGAAAAAGGTGGTCCTGCCGGTGATTTGATAATATTAGTCGAGGAAACTCCTCATGAAGAGCTTATGCGTGATGGGATTAACATTATTTACCCGCTACATATTAGTTTCATAGATGCCGTTTTAGGAACTTCTGTTGAAATTCCTACAGTAGAAGGAAAAGTAAGAATAAAAGTACCTCCGGGAACCCAAAGTGGAAAGATTTTTAGACTGAAAGACAAAGGGATACCCAATATTAATAACCCTTATGAAAAAGGAGACTTATTGGTCGATATGAATGTATGGACCCCAAAGAAATTGTCTCCTGAGGAAAAGGAGCTTTTAGAAAAACTAAAAGATTCTCCAAACTTCAAGCCTATGCCTAACAAACAGGAGAAAGGCTTCTTTTCAAGAATGAAGGATTATTTTTCTTAGGTTGTTTTTCAACACAAAATATTATCGCGTAAGAAAAAAAGGAGATTTTATAGACAATAGCTCCTAACGTCTGAAAAAACCGTATTTAAATATGCAATAAATAGCCCTGAACCCGTCTTTCCAGTTTATGTGTTTCCCTTCCTCATAAGTTCTTCCATAATATGATATACCTACTTCATATATTCTAATTCCGGGAATTCTGGCAATTTTTGCCGTAACTTCCGGTTCAAAACCAAAGCGGTTTTCTTTCAGTTTTATTTTTTTTATTATATCAGTTCTGAAAAGTTTGTAACATGTTTCCATATCTGTCAGGTTCAGATTGGTCATCATATTTGATAAAAATGTTAAAAACTTATTCCCGATTGAATGCCAGAAAAACAAAATTCTATGAGGGTTTCCACCCATAAACCTTGATCCGTAAACAATATCGGC is a window of Chitinophagaceae bacterium DNA encoding:
- a CDS encoding TlpA family protein disulfide reductase, which translates into the protein MKKFQLLKKTLFVFSIVGSLMMLKACGLFQSDDTLTNGSEAPEFVLPDIQGDSVALSDLKGNIILLDFWASWCQPCRRAHPKLVEVYDRFKDAKFERANSFTIVSISIDEHRDRWLRAIEEDKLSWPHHLSDLKGNRSEVAALYNVRSIPASFLLDHNGVIIGVNPDKNELIRQLEWRLAIN
- the uvrA gene encoding excinuclease ABC subunit UvrA, with product MTKAAKYIKTLDISEDTLKFIEVEGARKHNLRNINIKIPSKQLVVITGISGSGKSSLAFDTIYAEGQRRYIESFSAYARQFIGGLERPDVDSITGLSPVISIDQKTTSKNPRSTVGTVTEIYDFFRLLYARTAEAITPDGNKMVRFSFEQMENHIRTNFNQKKIIILAPLILGRKGHYRELFERILKKGFVKARIDGEVVDVKPGLQLDRYKTHDIEAVIDRIEVKEDDNRLSRSLKTAFEMGEGKVMIVDYETENVYRFSNQLMDTESGHSLEEPSPNNFSFNSPYGACPNCKGLGFTYAIDPEKIIPNENLSINKGAIAPIGELRKNYVFQQLRNIAKKYQISLSSPVKELPDKVLNKILYGHEVKPENAEILSDEVTRNSDFQGVYPMLKSCFYDSSSDNLKIWAQNFMEEKVCPECNGSRLKKEALWFKIDGKSIDEVVKMDFSELQIWINGLMGKLSERQKLIGKEVIKEIHDRLSFILEVGLDYLTLDRPAKSLSGGESQRIRLATQIGSQLTGITYILDEPSIGLHQRDNVKLIQALKQLRDMDNSILVVEHDKDIMMDSDYIIDIGPGAGKKGGLIVAKGTPQDFIKENSLTADYLSGRQSIKIPGKRLKGTGNKLSLYGATGHNLKNVDLHIPLGTFTCITGVSGSGKSSLINETLYPIVRQNLYNSKQKALPFDKIKGLDFIDKVIEIDQSPIGRTPRSNAVTYTGVFTDIRKLFAKAIEAQIRGYKIGRFSFNVKGGRCEECQGAGVKIIEMNFLPDVSIPCEKCLGKRYNRETLEVRFKGKSISDVLNMSVDEASEFFENQPKVYSKIKTLKDVGLGYISLGQSATTLSGGEAQRIKLATELSKKDTGNTLYILDEPTTGLHFEDIRLLLDILQRLASLGNTVIVIEHNMDVIKVADHIIDIGPEGGHKGGRIITQGTPEEVAKSKESHTATFLKNELL
- a CDS encoding ATP-dependent DNA helicase; its protein translation is MNYLEGLNEIQRNAVSCSPKSPMMIIAGPGSGKTRVLTHRIAYLIDQGGIDAFKILALTFTNKAAKEMRERIFKMVGSEAKNIWMGTFHSVFSRILRIEAHKIGYDSNFTIYDTTDSRSLIKTIIKEMQLDEKMYKPSSIQYRISSLKNDLITPAQYAKNTMLITEDEINGKKRFAELYHNYCKRCKLSGAMDFDDLLLNTHILLEQHPDVLHKYQHNFDYILVDEYQDTNFVQYSIIKKLAAVHERICVVGDDAQSIYSFRGANINNILNFQQDFSEVQIFKLEQNYRSTQKIVKAANEIIENNKKGLKKKIWTDNESGESVHIFRSPSDNEEGRLVADGIFDLKHRNHFKNNDFVILYRTNAQSRAFEESLRRINIPYKVYGGTAFYQRKEIKDLLAYLKLVVNPYDEEALRRVINFPARGIGQTTIEKISISANAYDIRIWDIVKEIYENPGNVNFRLPPKTLNAITGFYSMIKDVQQQLEKKSAYDLAFDIAKRSGLLKLLNDDKSVEGISRFDNVQELLNGIKEFSEQDEVLEGEVAKTDKSLVTYLQDITLLTDMDTADTESDHVKLMTLHAAKGLEFPCVFIVGMEESLFPSMMAMNSRDDLEEERRLFYVGVTRAEKHLFLSYATSRYRFGRLEFQEPSRFLSELPDEIVFNHVKQKSVSTKPKPATPQNGQFRNPPVRTFAKKNVSPEAASDFKADDPSKLQVGMDVEHLRFGNGKIQSIDGQDQNKIATIFFKEHGQKKIMLKYAKLRIFNRDYL
- the murA gene encoding UDP-N-acetylglucosamine 1-carboxyvinyltransferase, coding for MELFQVEGGHKLKGDIIPQGAKNEALQILCAVLLSPEEITVSNVPDIRDVNMLISLLQDLGVEVSKKAADTYSFKTVDVDMEYLQSEAFVKKAGSIRGSIMIAGPMLARYKKAWLARPGGDKIGRRRLDTHFIGLQELGAKFEIQEERQLYHLHADSLKGKYILLDEASVTGTANIVMAAVMAEGNTTIFNAACEPYLQQLCKMLNSMGAKIKGVGSNLLEIEGVEKLGGCSHRILPDMIEIGSFMGLAAMTESEITIKNVSFKDLGQIPATFGKLGISYELKGDDIYIPAQDSYEIQTYIDGSILNVADAIWPGFTPDLLSVVLVVATQAKGSVLIHQKMFESRLFFVDKLIDMGAQIILCDPHRAAVVGLNKQTPLRGISMTSPDIRAGVSLLIAAMSAKGESKIYNINQIDRGYQYIDKRLNAIGAGIKRIKE
- a CDS encoding acyl-CoA thioesterase, which translates into the protein MSEVKKHKTYIQTRFGDFDMLGHVNNARYLSYMEVARIDFFNVVIGGEVDWKKEGIILAKAEIDFLKPVLINHELYVNTYISRFGTKSFDIEYDFLIEEEEKSQIVAKGKTVMVSFDFTKGQSISVPEWWIKKVNNFQEATN
- the dnaJ gene encoding molecular chaperone DnaJ encodes the protein MSKRDYYEILGVSKSATAEELKKAYRKVALKHHPDRNPGDKSAEDKFKEAAEAYEVLKDPQKRERYDRFGHDGVKGQGFGGQGQGMNMEDIFSNFSDIFGNDDPFEAFFGGGRTRSSSRRRTGRKGTNLRIKVKLGLKEIVEGARKKLKVKKLIVCQACNGSGAENSADVETCPTCHGSGQVRRVTNTILGQMQTASTCPSCHGSGTIIKNNCKACSGEGRIYGEEMVEVDIPAGVSDGMQLSLSGKGNAGEKGGPAGDLIILVEETPHEELMRDGINIIYPLHISFIDAVLGTSVEIPTVEGKVRIKVPPGTQSGKIFRLKDKGIPNINNPYEKGDLLVDMNVWTPKKLSPEEKELLEKLKDSPNFKPMPNKQEKGFFSRMKDYFS
- a CDS encoding DUF4290 domain-containing protein, with the translated sequence MENMDLEYNTGRNQLVFREYGRNIQKLIEYAITVKDDKERQQVVQYIIDLMGQTNPHLRNVEEFRHKLYDHLFIVSRFKLDVESPYPIPTEEQFAIKPAPIPYPVRKMNYRHYGQFVEKMIKKALEIEDDEKRQAFTHVVGNYMKLVYEQWNQDTVNDIIIRQDLETLSNGKLSIDDDVILKKSNLTKKPKARTTPSYRKPKGQNRNFSGGGFKKRKKS
- a CDS encoding pterin-4-alpha-carbinolamine dehydratase, whose protein sequence is MWKEENNELVKEFEFDDFRAAFAFMTRVAFIAEELQHHPNWQNVYNKVTIRLSTHDAGNVVTDKDRKLAKEIDRLQ
- the grpE gene encoding nucleotide exchange factor GrpE, giving the protein MKMTEKEQENMNNEEAKDTSQNENIEQDVNEESPENTTVELTPEEEIELLKAKIEEQKDKYLRLYADFDNFRKRTAKERLQLIDTATSEIMTRLLPVIDDFERAVVSNEKSDDADQIKEGMHIIHKKLTTTLQSQGLVKMKTVGEDFDTDKHEAITEIAAGKDKKGKVVDELEGGYFLKDKIIRFAKVVVGK